A DNA window from Bos javanicus breed banteng chromosome 10, ARS-OSU_banteng_1.0, whole genome shotgun sequence contains the following coding sequences:
- the PSMC6 gene encoding 26S proteasome regulatory subunit 10B isoform X1, with the protein MAIPGIPYERRLLIMADPRDKALQDYRKKLLEHKEIDGRLKELREQLKELTKQYEKSENDLKALQSVGQIVGEVLKQLTEEKFIVKATNGPRYVVGCRRQLDKSKLKPGTRVALDMTTLTIMRYLPREVDPLVYNMSHEDPGNVSYSEIGGLSEQIRELREVIELPLTNPELFQRVGIIPPKGCLLYGPPGTGKTLLARAVASQLDCNFLKVVSSSIVDKYIGESARLIREMFNYARDHQPCIIFMDEIDAIGGRRFSEGTSADREIQRTLMELLNQMDGFDTLHRVKMIMATNRPDTLDPALLRPGRLDRKIHIDLPNEQARLDILKIHAGPITKHGEIDYEAIVKLSDGFNGADLRNVCTEADGRRQWQPTPVLLPGKSHGQRNLVGCSPRGHKESDTTELLPFYFSLSCIGEGNGNPLQCSCLENPRDRGAWWAAVFGVAQSDTTDST; encoded by the exons ATGGCCATTCCCGGCATCCCCTATGAGCGACGGCTTCTCATCATGGCGGACCCTAGAGATAAGGCGCTTCAGGACTACCGCAAGAAACTGCTGGAGCACAAAGAGATTGACGGCCGTCTCAAGGAGT TAAGGGAACAATTAAAAGAACTTACCAAGCAGTATGAAAAGTCTGAAAATGATCTGAAGGCTCTACAAAGTGTTGGGCAG atTGTGGGTGAAGTACTTAAGCAGTTAACTGAAGAAAAAT tcaTTGTTAAAGCTACAAATGGACCGAGATATGTTGTGGGTTGTCGTCGACAg CTTGACAAAAGTAAGCTGAAGCCAGGAACAAGAGTTGCTTTGGATATGACTACACTAACTATCATGAG ATATTTGCCAAGAGAAGTGGATCCATTGGTTTACAACATGTCTCATGAGGACCCTGGGAATGTTTCTTATTCTGAGATTGGAGGGCTATCAGAACAGATTCGGGAATTAAGAGAG GTAATAGAATTACCTCTTACAAACCCAGAATTATTCCAGCGTGTAGGAATAATACCTCCAAAAGGCTGTTTGTTATATGGACCACCAG GTACAGGAAAAACACTCTTGGCACGAGCTGTGGCTAGCCAGCTGGATTGCAATTTCTTAAAG GTTGTATCTAGTTCTATAGTAGACAAGTACATTGGTGAAAGTGCTCGTTTGATCAGAGAAATGTTTAATTATGCCAGGGACCATCAGCCATGCATCATTTTTATGGATGAAATAGATGCTATTG GTGGTCGCCGGTTTTCTGAGGGTACTTCAGCTGATAGAGAGATTCAGAGAACTTTAATGGAG CTACTGAATCAAATGGATGGATTTGATACTCTGCATAGAGTTAAAATGATCATGGCTACTAACAGACCAGATACACTGGATCCTGCTTTGCTTCGTCCAGGCAGATTAGATAGAAAAATAC aTATTGATTTACCAAACGAACAAGCAAGGTTAGATATATTGAAAATCCATGCAGGTCCCATTACAAAGCATGGTGAAATAG ATTATGAAGCAATTGTGAAGCTTTCAGATGGCTTTAATGGAGCAGACCTAAGAAATGTTTGTACTGAAGCAG atgggagaaggcaatggcaacccactccagtactcttgcctggaaaatcccatggacagaggaacctggtaggctgcagtccacggggtcacaaagagtcggacacgactgagctacttcccttttacttttcactttcatgcattggagaaggaaatggcaacccactccagtgttcttgcctagagaatcccagggatagaggagcctggtgggctgccgtctttggggtcgcacagtcggacacgaccgactcgacttag
- the PSMC6 gene encoding 26S proteasome regulatory subunit 10B isoform X2 — protein MAIPGIPYERRLLIMADPRDKALQDYRKKLLEHKEIDGRLKELREQLKELTKQYEKSENDLKALQSVGQIVGEVLKQLTEEKFIVKATNGPRYVVGCRRQLDKSKLKPGTRVALDMTTLTIMRYLPREVDPLVYNMSHEDPGNVSYSEIGGLSEQIRELREVIELPLTNPELFQRVGIIPPKGCLLYGPPGTGKTLLARAVASQLDCNFLKVVSSSIVDKYIGESARLIREMFNYARDHQPCIIFMDEIDAIGGRRFSEGTSADREIQRTLMELLNQMDGFDTLHRVKMIMATNRPDTLDPALLRPGRLDRKIHIDLPNEQARLDILKIHAGPITKHGEIDYEAIVKLSDGFNGADLRNVCTEAGMFAIRADHDFVVQEDFMKAVRKVADSKKLESKLDYKPV, from the exons ATGGCCATTCCCGGCATCCCCTATGAGCGACGGCTTCTCATCATGGCGGACCCTAGAGATAAGGCGCTTCAGGACTACCGCAAGAAACTGCTGGAGCACAAAGAGATTGACGGCCGTCTCAAGGAGT TAAGGGAACAATTAAAAGAACTTACCAAGCAGTATGAAAAGTCTGAAAATGATCTGAAGGCTCTACAAAGTGTTGGGCAG atTGTGGGTGAAGTACTTAAGCAGTTAACTGAAGAAAAAT tcaTTGTTAAAGCTACAAATGGACCGAGATATGTTGTGGGTTGTCGTCGACAg CTTGACAAAAGTAAGCTGAAGCCAGGAACAAGAGTTGCTTTGGATATGACTACACTAACTATCATGAG ATATTTGCCAAGAGAAGTGGATCCATTGGTTTACAACATGTCTCATGAGGACCCTGGGAATGTTTCTTATTCTGAGATTGGAGGGCTATCAGAACAGATTCGGGAATTAAGAGAG GTAATAGAATTACCTCTTACAAACCCAGAATTATTCCAGCGTGTAGGAATAATACCTCCAAAAGGCTGTTTGTTATATGGACCACCAG GTACAGGAAAAACACTCTTGGCACGAGCTGTGGCTAGCCAGCTGGATTGCAATTTCTTAAAG GTTGTATCTAGTTCTATAGTAGACAAGTACATTGGTGAAAGTGCTCGTTTGATCAGAGAAATGTTTAATTATGCCAGGGACCATCAGCCATGCATCATTTTTATGGATGAAATAGATGCTATTG GTGGTCGCCGGTTTTCTGAGGGTACTTCAGCTGATAGAGAGATTCAGAGAACTTTAATGGAG CTACTGAATCAAATGGATGGATTTGATACTCTGCATAGAGTTAAAATGATCATGGCTACTAACAGACCAGATACACTGGATCCTGCTTTGCTTCGTCCAGGCAGATTAGATAGAAAAATAC aTATTGATTTACCAAACGAACAAGCAAGGTTAGATATATTGAAAATCCATGCAGGTCCCATTACAAAGCATGGTGAAATAG ATTATGAAGCAATTGTGAAGCTTTCAGATGGCTTTAATGGAGCAGACCTAAGAAATGTTTGTACTGAAGCAG
- the PSMC6 gene encoding 26S proteasome regulatory subunit 10B isoform X4, with product MDRDMLWVVVDRYLPREVDPLVYNMSHEDPGNVSYSEIGGLSEQIRELREVIELPLTNPELFQRVGIIPPKGCLLYGPPGTGKTLLARAVASQLDCNFLKVVSSSIVDKYIGESARLIREMFNYARDHQPCIIFMDEIDAIGGRRFSEGTSADREIQRTLMELLNQMDGFDTLHRVKMIMATNRPDTLDPALLRPGRLDRKIHIDLPNEQARLDILKIHAGPITKHGEIDYEAIVKLSDGFNGADLRNVCTEADGRRQWQPTPVLLPGKSHGQRNLVGCSPRGHKESDTTELLPFYFSLSCIGEGNGNPLQCSCLENPRDRGAWWAAVFGVAQSDTTDST from the exons ATGGACCGAGATATGTTGTGGGTTGTCGTCGACAg ATATTTGCCAAGAGAAGTGGATCCATTGGTTTACAACATGTCTCATGAGGACCCTGGGAATGTTTCTTATTCTGAGATTGGAGGGCTATCAGAACAGATTCGGGAATTAAGAGAG GTAATAGAATTACCTCTTACAAACCCAGAATTATTCCAGCGTGTAGGAATAATACCTCCAAAAGGCTGTTTGTTATATGGACCACCAG GTACAGGAAAAACACTCTTGGCACGAGCTGTGGCTAGCCAGCTGGATTGCAATTTCTTAAAG GTTGTATCTAGTTCTATAGTAGACAAGTACATTGGTGAAAGTGCTCGTTTGATCAGAGAAATGTTTAATTATGCCAGGGACCATCAGCCATGCATCATTTTTATGGATGAAATAGATGCTATTG GTGGTCGCCGGTTTTCTGAGGGTACTTCAGCTGATAGAGAGATTCAGAGAACTTTAATGGAG CTACTGAATCAAATGGATGGATTTGATACTCTGCATAGAGTTAAAATGATCATGGCTACTAACAGACCAGATACACTGGATCCTGCTTTGCTTCGTCCAGGCAGATTAGATAGAAAAATAC aTATTGATTTACCAAACGAACAAGCAAGGTTAGATATATTGAAAATCCATGCAGGTCCCATTACAAAGCATGGTGAAATAG ATTATGAAGCAATTGTGAAGCTTTCAGATGGCTTTAATGGAGCAGACCTAAGAAATGTTTGTACTGAAGCAG atgggagaaggcaatggcaacccactccagtactcttgcctggaaaatcccatggacagaggaacctggtaggctgcagtccacggggtcacaaagagtcggacacgactgagctacttcccttttacttttcactttcatgcattggagaaggaaatggcaacccactccagtgttcttgcctagagaatcccagggatagaggagcctggtgggctgccgtctttggggtcgcacagtcggacacgaccgactcgacttag
- the PSMC6 gene encoding 26S proteasome regulatory subunit 10B isoform X3, which translates to MAIPGIPYERRLLIMADPRDKALQDYRKKLLEHKEIDGRLKELREQLKELTKQYEKSENDLKALQSVGQIVGEVLKQLTEEKFIVKATNGPRYVVGCRRQLDKSKLKPGTRVALDMTTLTIMRYLPREVDPLVYNMSHEDPGNVSYSEIGGLSEQIRELREVIELPLTNPELFQRVGIIPPKGCLLYGPPGTGKTLLARAVASQLDCNFLKVVSSSIVDKYIGESARLIREMFNYARDHQPCIIFMDEIDAIGGRRFSEGTSADREIQRTLMELLNQMDGFDTLHRVKMIMATNRPDTLDPALLRPGRLDRKIHIDLPNEQARLDILKIHAGPITKHGEIDYEAIVKLSDGFNGADLRNVCTEAESTLDQIIGRLFW; encoded by the exons ATGGCCATTCCCGGCATCCCCTATGAGCGACGGCTTCTCATCATGGCGGACCCTAGAGATAAGGCGCTTCAGGACTACCGCAAGAAACTGCTGGAGCACAAAGAGATTGACGGCCGTCTCAAGGAGT TAAGGGAACAATTAAAAGAACTTACCAAGCAGTATGAAAAGTCTGAAAATGATCTGAAGGCTCTACAAAGTGTTGGGCAG atTGTGGGTGAAGTACTTAAGCAGTTAACTGAAGAAAAAT tcaTTGTTAAAGCTACAAATGGACCGAGATATGTTGTGGGTTGTCGTCGACAg CTTGACAAAAGTAAGCTGAAGCCAGGAACAAGAGTTGCTTTGGATATGACTACACTAACTATCATGAG ATATTTGCCAAGAGAAGTGGATCCATTGGTTTACAACATGTCTCATGAGGACCCTGGGAATGTTTCTTATTCTGAGATTGGAGGGCTATCAGAACAGATTCGGGAATTAAGAGAG GTAATAGAATTACCTCTTACAAACCCAGAATTATTCCAGCGTGTAGGAATAATACCTCCAAAAGGCTGTTTGTTATATGGACCACCAG GTACAGGAAAAACACTCTTGGCACGAGCTGTGGCTAGCCAGCTGGATTGCAATTTCTTAAAG GTTGTATCTAGTTCTATAGTAGACAAGTACATTGGTGAAAGTGCTCGTTTGATCAGAGAAATGTTTAATTATGCCAGGGACCATCAGCCATGCATCATTTTTATGGATGAAATAGATGCTATTG GTGGTCGCCGGTTTTCTGAGGGTACTTCAGCTGATAGAGAGATTCAGAGAACTTTAATGGAG CTACTGAATCAAATGGATGGATTTGATACTCTGCATAGAGTTAAAATGATCATGGCTACTAACAGACCAGATACACTGGATCCTGCTTTGCTTCGTCCAGGCAGATTAGATAGAAAAATAC aTATTGATTTACCAAACGAACAAGCAAGGTTAGATATATTGAAAATCCATGCAGGTCCCATTACAAAGCATGGTGAAATAG ATTATGAAGCAATTGTGAAGCTTTCAGATGGCTTTAATGGAGCAGACCTAAGAAATGTTTGTACTGAAGCAG AATCTACATTGGACCAAATTATTGGAAGATTATTTTGGTGA